A portion of the Sphingobacterium spiritivorum genome contains these proteins:
- a CDS encoding alpha/beta hydrolase — MKYLLLLALSVYLSPVVAAQEIYSKAYGVQSNPAIIFIHGGPSGNSNLFEGTTAQSLADEGFYVIVYDRRGEGRSKDEQATMTYKESFADLLQLYKTYSIDKANIIGHSFGGIIATLFTDQYPEKVSSLVLAGALCMQQQTYDHILTEAKQVFRQDDGKLQEIQDIQKLDKHSADYRKKTYNIASQLYHFTMPRPTPESIRLREQYEESEFNKSNFRNHESPFRFYKNEKNNNVDNRPALKRIKEKKIPIYAIYGKEDGIFSPKQITDIRRITGAENMQIVDNCSHYLFVDQQTAFIAFLKGKL; from the coding sequence ATGAAATATCTACTTCTTCTTGCGTTGTCTGTATATCTTTCACCTGTAGTGGCAGCACAGGAAATCTACAGCAAAGCTTATGGCGTGCAAAGTAATCCGGCGATCATATTTATACACGGAGGACCAAGCGGTAACTCCAATTTATTTGAAGGCACAACAGCACAGTCGCTTGCAGACGAAGGGTTTTATGTGATCGTTTATGACAGAAGAGGAGAGGGACGTTCCAAAGATGAACAGGCAACAATGACCTATAAAGAAAGTTTTGCTGATCTGTTACAATTGTATAAAACCTATAGCATAGATAAGGCAAATATCATCGGACATAGTTTTGGTGGAATTATTGCCACCTTATTTACCGATCAATATCCGGAAAAGGTGAGTTCTTTGGTTCTTGCAGGCGCATTATGTATGCAGCAGCAAACCTACGATCACATCCTTACAGAGGCTAAGCAGGTCTTCCGACAGGATGATGGCAAGCTGCAGGAAATACAGGATATCCAAAAGCTTGATAAACACAGTGCTGACTATAGAAAGAAAACCTATAACATAGCGAGTCAACTGTATCACTTTACTATGCCAAGACCTACTCCAGAAAGTATACGTCTTCGTGAACAGTATGAGGAAAGTGAATTTAACAAAAGTAATTTCCGTAATCATGAATCGCCCTTCAGGTTCTACAAGAATGAAAAGAATAATAATGTAGACAACAGACCGGCCCTGAAACGAATTAAAGAAAAAAAGATTCCTATCTATGCCATCTACGGAAAGGAAGATGGTATTTTCAGCCCTAAACAAATAACGGATATACGAAGAATAACAGGAGCTGAGAATATGCAGATAGTTGACAACTGTTCACATTATTTGTTTGTAGATCAACAAACAGCTTTTATTGCATTTTTGAAGGGGAAGCTTTAA